From Pagrus major chromosome 2, Pma_NU_1.0, one genomic window encodes:
- the bcap29 gene encoding B-cell receptor-associated protein 29 — protein MTLQWTAVALFLYVEIGILVILCIPFISARRWQRIFHLRIWGSLAQFWNKVFLTMIIILIVLFLDAVREVRKYSGKEVGTDAKLQPNMFDHLHMKLFRAQRNLYISGFAVFLWLVMKRVVTLINQLATLSSTTAALQTQADGANQTAKKYMEDNELLKQTLMDGKGDKATAEGMELLRKDMEKLKEELKTSKDALESSQSEADVMKKQMDGLAREYDRLLKEHQELQNLQESGSKKED, from the exons ATGACGCTGCAATGGACTGCTGTGGCCCTCTTTCTCTATGTGGAGATTGGCATTCTTGTCATCCTCTGCATACCCTTCATCTCAGCCAGGAG ATGGCAGAGAATTTTCCACCTGAGGATCTGGGGCAGTCTGGCTCAGTTCTGGAACAAAGTGTTTCTCACAATGATCATAATCCTTATTGTTCTCTTCCTTG ATGCCGTGCGTGAGgtgaggaaatattcaggtaAAGAAGTTGGCACAGATGCGAAGCTGCAACCAAACATGTTTGATCACCTGCACATGAAGCTTTTCAGAGCCCAGAGGAACCTCTACATCTCTGGCTTCGCTGTCTTCCTCTGGCT gGTTATGAAGCGAGTGGTCACATTGATTAACCAACTGGCAACATTGTCGAGTACTACGGCTGCTCTTCAGACACAGGCTGATGGCGCTAACCAGACTGCCAAGAAATACATGGAGGATAATGAGCTGCTGAAACAG acTCTGATGGACGGGAAGGGTGATAAGGCTACCGCGGAGGGCATGGAGCTGTTGAGGAAGGACATGGAGAAACTAAAAGAAGAACTGAAGACCTCAAAAGATG CCCTGGAGAGCTCCCAGTCAGAGGCGGATGTGATGAAGAAGCAGATGGACGGTCTCGCCAGGGAGTATGACAGACTGTTGAAAGAACATCAGGAGCTTCAG aaTCTTCAAGAAAGTGGAAGCAAAAAGGAAGACTAG